The proteins below are encoded in one region of Levilactobacillus namurensis:
- a CDS encoding DUF2075 domain-containing protein, with translation MYHFITSHINGQHPAIFSLYGDAGTGKSVVLAHLFNRVQSANRTQPTSPLAGTTNYFLVNHPEILKVYRAIAGQQPHLYKKDFQRPTTLINQIAQGKTSADVLIIDEAHLLLSQADHYNNFYGDNQLASLMQTAKVIVVVFDETQVLRMKSFWTEQRLEHLVAPYPHERYRLTHQFRMHASDALVRWINAFTHHDLRPVPSSGGPQYDLRIFADAEEMRQAIVQRNQETGLARIVSTSGYPSTLDGGKHYIQEGRFRLPWDQYNYTQTPWAELPQTINEVGSIYTCQGFDLNYVGVILGPPVTLAANGQLTIDLAKYTDVETFKRRSDLTDPHQLQLIKEQLVLNSINVLMKRGVHGLYLYAHDPQLREFLLNHQC, from the coding sequence ATGTATCACTTCATAACTTCTCACATAAACGGACAACATCCTGCAATCTTTAGCTTGTACGGCGATGCCGGAACCGGTAAAAGCGTGGTCTTAGCCCACCTCTTCAACCGGGTTCAGAGTGCTAACCGGACCCAACCCACTTCGCCGCTTGCCGGCACCACCAATTACTTTCTGGTTAACCATCCTGAAATTCTTAAAGTTTACCGCGCCATTGCGGGCCAGCAACCCCACCTCTACAAGAAGGACTTTCAACGTCCTACAACCCTGATCAACCAGATTGCTCAGGGCAAGACTTCCGCCGATGTCCTGATTATCGACGAAGCACACCTGTTGCTTTCTCAAGCTGATCACTATAATAACTTTTACGGTGACAACCAACTCGCTTCTTTAATGCAAACGGCTAAAGTCATCGTGGTCGTCTTTGACGAAACTCAAGTTCTACGGATGAAGAGTTTTTGGACCGAGCAGCGGCTTGAACACCTCGTGGCGCCATACCCCCACGAACGTTACCGTCTCACACACCAATTCCGGATGCACGCCAGTGATGCCCTAGTCCGGTGGATCAACGCCTTCACGCACCACGATTTACGTCCGGTACCTTCCTCTGGCGGTCCCCAATATGACTTACGGATCTTTGCGGATGCCGAGGAAATGCGTCAAGCCATTGTACAGCGTAATCAGGAAACGGGGCTGGCACGAATCGTTTCCACCTCGGGTTACCCTTCAACGCTCGATGGTGGGAAACACTACATTCAAGAGGGACGGTTTCGCCTCCCCTGGGATCAATACAACTATACGCAAACCCCTTGGGCGGAACTTCCCCAAACCATAAACGAAGTTGGCTCCATCTACACTTGCCAAGGATTTGACCTCAATTACGTCGGGGTGATCTTAGGCCCCCCAGTTACACTAGCCGCAAATGGTCAACTGACCATTGACCTGGCTAAGTACACTGACGTTGAGACCTTCAAACGCCGGTCTGATTTAACGGACCCCCACCAATTGCAGCTGATCAAGGAACAACTGGTGCTCAATTCCATCAACGTCTTAATGAAACGCGGCGTGCATGGCTTGTACCTATATGCTCACGATCCTCAG
- a CDS encoding antibiotic biosynthesis monooxygenase, whose protein sequence is MLRNLAFTFGSRDVLKQFIAEHPDRKLILLASSTGDNQGLQLIDASDQPSLFSAGLDYQVRLHQGTTDWKGFYSFSYFKFDPHTAEAFEAKTTRLASNLLPHGMKALYVMTKQHDSGSYSLLTIWEDSQAYSLWRNSPEFTPLNIYATSANHYHTASYHRIALTKTK, encoded by the coding sequence ATGTTAAGAAATCTAGCATTCACATTCGGTAGTCGCGATGTTCTCAAGCAGTTCATTGCCGAGCACCCCGACCGCAAGTTAATCTTACTCGCTAGTTCGACTGGTGATAATCAAGGGCTCCAGTTGATTGATGCTTCGGACCAACCCAGTCTATTTTCCGCTGGACTAGACTATCAGGTACGGTTACACCAAGGAACCACTGACTGGAAGGGATTTTACAGCTTCAGCTACTTCAAGTTCGACCCGCACACCGCCGAGGCTTTCGAAGCCAAGACGACCCGGTTAGCCAGCAACCTGTTGCCCCACGGAATGAAGGCTTTGTACGTCATGACCAAGCAACATGACAGCGGCAGTTACAGTCTTCTGACTATCTGGGAAGACAGTCAAGCTTACTCGCTCTGGCGCAACTCTCCGGAGTTTACACCACTCAACATCTACGCGACTAGTGCGAATCACTACCACACCGCAAGCTATCATCGCATTGCCCTAACCAAGACCAAGTAA
- a CDS encoding MBL fold metallo-hydrolase — protein MELTVLGCYGGYPYNGVGTSSYLVTSGDYHLLLDCGSGALTALQRYLDPLQLDAVLLTHYHHDHTADVGVLQYLWQLAPGTKKEPVLPIYGHQEDAQAFAGLTWPHATEGHAYQPDQALTLGPLTITFGPTHHPVPAYAPIITETTTGRRLAFTADTAAFPELSTWAQHADVLLADTNFYADHQGTAWHLTSTQAGQLAQDAQVGRLLLTHLPQTGQLSQLAAEAQTAAGKVPVNVVHAGTTYRI, from the coding sequence ATGGAATTAACAGTTTTAGGATGCTACGGCGGCTATCCGTATAATGGGGTGGGAACCAGTAGCTACTTGGTGACTAGTGGGGACTACCACTTGTTATTGGATTGCGGGAGTGGCGCATTGACGGCGTTACAGCGTTATCTTGACCCCTTACAGCTGGATGCGGTCTTACTGACCCACTATCATCACGACCATACTGCTGATGTGGGCGTTCTGCAGTATCTTTGGCAGTTGGCTCCAGGGACCAAAAAAGAACCGGTCTTGCCTATTTATGGTCATCAAGAGGATGCTCAGGCCTTCGCAGGATTGACTTGGCCCCATGCAACGGAAGGGCACGCTTACCAACCTGATCAAGCGTTGACGTTGGGCCCACTGACCATCACGTTTGGGCCGACTCATCATCCGGTTCCGGCGTATGCGCCCATCATCACGGAGACGACTACGGGACGCCGGTTAGCCTTTACGGCGGATACAGCCGCCTTTCCCGAGCTCAGTACTTGGGCGCAACACGCGGATGTTTTGCTGGCGGATACTAACTTCTACGCGGATCATCAGGGAACGGCCTGGCATTTGACATCCACTCAAGCAGGACAACTGGCCCAAGATGCGCAGGTTGGGCGGTTACTTTTAACGCATTTACCACAAACGGGACAATTATCACAATTGGCCGCGGAAGCGCAAACCGCTGCCGGGAAAGTACCCGTTAACGTTGTCCATGCAGGGACTACTTATCGTATTTAA
- the spx gene encoding transcriptional regulator Spx encodes MTVTLFTTPSCSSCRKARLWLEDHGIAYREQNIFVTPLKAADIKAILRLTEEGTEEIISKRSQAYQQLGTQLEELPLGDLFDLIRRHPGILRRPIVMDDRRLQVGFNEEEIRRFLPRSVRIQALQTAQRLANGQK; translated from the coding sequence ATGACTGTGACACTGTTTACGACGCCTAGTTGCTCGTCCTGCCGGAAGGCTCGCCTTTGGTTAGAGGACCATGGAATCGCATATCGAGAACAGAATATTTTTGTGACCCCCCTCAAAGCAGCGGATATTAAGGCCATCCTGCGGTTGACTGAGGAAGGCACGGAAGAGATCATCTCGAAGCGGTCCCAGGCCTACCAACAATTAGGCACTCAGCTGGAGGAGTTACCCTTAGGTGACTTGTTTGACCTGATTCGCCGACACCCGGGAATCTTACGGCGGCCCATCGTCATGGATGACCGCCGGTTACAGGTGGGCTTTAACGAAGAAGAAATTCGGCGTTTCTTACCGCGTTCGGTCCGAATTCAAGCCTTACAGACTGCCCAACGTTTAGCGAATGGACAAAAATAA
- a CDS encoding adaptor protein MecA, with protein MEMERINENTIRVVIGNDDLSERGITVLDLLGNHKQIESFFYSILEEVDVDHQFQDNDAVTFQVLPNRNGLELFISKNVDPDAPVDDEQADTSVDADHPDQVSDQIKEHLLGKDGRRKNVFSAMAEASRRNAASESNDVADYLNDDGQPTVSQVVRLHAFEDMISLARVLHLDSAASNLYQYNGDYYLELIFFTNETSREAIKDDMSVAYEYADRSKVAPDVLAEHGKLVMEHSALELTRYYFLDAK; from the coding sequence ATGGAAATGGAACGAATCAATGAGAATACGATTCGGGTGGTTATTGGTAATGACGACCTCAGTGAACGTGGAATCACTGTGTTGGATTTGCTGGGTAACCACAAGCAAATCGAAAGTTTCTTCTATAGTATCTTAGAGGAAGTCGACGTTGATCATCAATTCCAAGACAACGATGCGGTGACGTTTCAAGTCTTACCAAATCGTAATGGTCTGGAACTGTTTATCAGCAAGAACGTCGATCCCGACGCGCCAGTTGACGATGAACAGGCTGATACCAGCGTAGACGCCGATCACCCCGATCAAGTGTCGGATCAGATTAAAGAACACTTACTCGGTAAAGATGGTCGTCGGAAGAACGTCTTTTCTGCGATGGCGGAAGCGAGTCGGCGGAATGCGGCGAGCGAGAGTAACGACGTTGCGGATTATCTGAATGATGATGGTCAACCGACTGTCTCCCAAGTTGTGCGGTTACACGCCTTCGAGGACATGATTAGTCTGGCCCGGGTCCTGCACTTAGATAGTGCGGCCTCGAACCTCTATCAGTACAACGGCGATTACTACTTAGAATTGATTTTCTTTACAAATGAAACTTCACGAGAAGCCATCAAGGACGATATGTCAGTGGCTTATGAGTACGCTGACCGGTCTAAGGTGGCCCCAGATGTCCTGGCAGAGCATGGCAAGTTAGTCATGGAGCACTCGGCACTGGAGTTGACACGGTACTACTTTTTAGACGCTAAATAG
- a CDS encoding SDR family NAD(P)-dependent oxidoreductase, whose product MSELTGKVAIVTGGSSGIGLATCQRLVKDGAIAVSADLEAPEDSRIKFVKTDVTDQRSLQNLVETVVRQYHQIDILVANAGITEHKAGVADLDVANWQRVIDVDLTGVVLTDKYVVQQMVKQRSGSVINMSSILGVVGAANSQAYSAAKAGVANFTRSQAVTYAPQGIRFNAVAPGYVNTPLLQTLPSDVTDSMVAKMPVGRLAEPSEIANVIAFLASDDASIVTGAVINADGGYTAQ is encoded by the coding sequence ATGTCAGAGTTAACGGGAAAAGTCGCCATTGTGACGGGTGGATCTTCTGGAATCGGCCTGGCAACTTGTCAACGATTGGTTAAAGATGGAGCCATTGCCGTTTCGGCGGATCTCGAGGCCCCGGAGGATTCTCGAATCAAGTTTGTGAAGACAGACGTTACTGACCAACGCTCATTGCAGAACTTGGTGGAAACCGTGGTGCGCCAGTATCATCAGATTGATATTTTGGTGGCTAATGCGGGGATCACCGAGCATAAAGCGGGAGTCGCCGACTTAGACGTGGCCAATTGGCAACGGGTCATCGATGTTGATTTGACCGGAGTTGTCTTGACCGATAAGTACGTGGTCCAACAGATGGTTAAGCAACGGAGTGGCAGCGTCATCAACATGAGCTCCATTTTAGGCGTCGTGGGAGCGGCCAACTCGCAGGCTTATTCGGCTGCCAAAGCCGGGGTGGCGAACTTTACCCGGTCACAAGCCGTGACTTACGCACCACAGGGGATCCGCTTCAACGCCGTGGCGCCGGGCTACGTGAACACGCCGCTACTTCAGACACTGCCGAGTGACGTCACGGATAGCATGGTCGCCAAGATGCCCGTGGGCCGGTTAGCCGAGCCATCTGAAATTGCGAACGTGATTGCCTTCTTAGCCAGCGATGATGCGTCGATTGTGACGGGTGCAGTGATCAACGCTGACGGCGGGTACACCGCACAATAA
- a CDS encoding class I SAM-dependent methyltransferase: protein MNLPNALTYSHTLLEACVYPGATVVDATVGNGHDTLFLAQLVGPTGHVIGFDVQAVALAHTQTQLTLTGQQSRVSLHHVGHEHVADYLAPDQTVAAAIFNLGYLPGSDKTKITHAPTTLTAVKALLPHLPRGGRVILVVYAGHPGGATEAQAVHQFCAALPQKTYQVLQYGFINQVHTPPYLLAIERR from the coding sequence ATGAATTTACCAAACGCTTTAACCTATAGTCATACCCTTTTAGAAGCTTGCGTCTACCCAGGAGCCACGGTGGTTGACGCCACTGTAGGTAACGGACACGACACGCTATTTCTCGCTCAGTTGGTGGGCCCCACCGGCCACGTCATCGGCTTTGACGTTCAAGCTGTCGCCTTAGCGCACACCCAAACACAATTGACCCTCACCGGCCAACAGTCCCGGGTCAGCTTACACCACGTCGGTCACGAACACGTTGCTGACTATTTAGCACCGGACCAAACCGTGGCCGCCGCAATCTTCAACCTGGGCTACCTTCCTGGGAGTGATAAGACCAAAATCACCCACGCCCCCACCACGCTCACCGCGGTCAAGGCCTTACTTCCGCACCTACCGCGTGGCGGGCGGGTCATCCTGGTCGTCTACGCCGGTCATCCCGGTGGCGCTACGGAAGCACAAGCCGTCCACCAATTCTGTGCGGCCCTTCCCCAAAAGACCTACCAAGTCTTACAGTATGGGTTCATCAATCAGGTGCACACGCCACCCTACCTATTGGCCATTGAACGACGTTAA
- a CDS encoding phosphatase PAP2 family protein, protein MPRLSRWRWGLTWAAGCLFLIDLFGVVFHQVWVAQLDQALIHLIRQPLSHPLTQAVIAVTTAGNPKPVTWVTIILVVALVIARRYRASFFLLVNVLGWAGLGNFILKNLVQRPRPTVNRLVAASSFSFPSGHSITVMLLWGTVIVLAGRYLRQSPGIRYLITGLASLWILAVGISRVYVGVHYPTDVLAGWLLGFFLLTVTQWFLTRHGDDF, encoded by the coding sequence ATGCCACGACTATCACGTTGGCGCTGGGGCCTGACTTGGGCTGCTGGCTGCCTCTTTTTGATTGACCTGTTCGGGGTCGTCTTCCACCAAGTCTGGGTCGCCCAACTCGACCAAGCCCTAATTCACCTGATTCGCCAACCGCTAAGCCACCCCTTGACGCAAGCCGTCATTGCCGTCACCACGGCGGGAAACCCCAAGCCCGTCACCTGGGTCACCATCATTCTGGTGGTTGCCTTGGTGATTGCGCGCCGATACCGTGCCAGTTTCTTCCTGCTGGTCAACGTTTTAGGCTGGGCCGGATTAGGGAACTTCATCCTAAAGAATCTGGTGCAGCGCCCGCGGCCCACCGTCAACCGACTGGTCGCGGCTAGTTCCTTTAGCTTTCCCAGCGGCCATTCCATCACCGTCATGCTCCTGTGGGGCACGGTCATCGTGCTGGCCGGGCGCTACTTACGCCAGTCTCCCGGTATTCGGTACTTAATCACCGGATTGGCCAGCCTATGGATCCTAGCCGTTGGCATCTCCCGAGTCTACGTCGGTGTCCATTACCCAACGGATGTCTTGGCCGGCTGGTTACTGGGATTCTTTCTACTAACCGTGACCCAATGGTTCTTGACCCGACATGGAGATGATTTCTAA